From one Esox lucius isolate fEsoLuc1 chromosome 11, fEsoLuc1.pri, whole genome shotgun sequence genomic stretch:
- the LOC105008983 gene encoding multidrug resistance-associated protein 1 isoform X3: MNDLCSISGLDPLWDWNVTWYTPHPDLTQCFQHTVLVWFPCIFLWFCSPLYLLHLWFTDRGRIPLTTLCCAKTVLGLCLASFGFLEVFYLLVRRSAEIQQHLVFLLSPVIRSLTMLLAVCMMQWERMKGCRSSVLLFLFWTLAVICSLVPLRGNIQQIVDKSAVGTRQREEGSEVQQQDGFSTDAMPFVAFFIYFSLQLTQLILSCFSDQRPNTDKHTYRKSPCPEEDASFLSKMLFWWFGGLVVQGYRSPLQADDLWSLRDEDSSDRIIADLEGDWARECAKLQQMERSLSGSCPAGPKLTEQTQLLKKLKQEQSSGFCLFRVLARSFGPFFLRGTFCIIIHDAFMFSVPQVLSLLLGFMHDEDSPLWKGYMFAFLMFLLSSLQSLFNHQYMYSCFTVGMRVKTAVMGLVYRKSLLISGAARRSCTVGEIVNLVSTDTQKLMDMVVYFNAVWVAPIEITLCLFFLWQRLGPSALAGIATVILIFPLNGFIAKMRSKLQEVQMRYTDSRIKLMNEILSGIKILKFYAWERAFLEWVLGYREKELNALKRSQVLYSISIASFNSSSFLIAFAMFGVYVLIDDKNVLDAQKVFVSMALINILKTPLSQLPFAMSTTMQAIVSLKRLGKFLCQDELKPDSVNRELYSPEGGDGVVIESGTFGWSKEGPPCLRRIDVRVKKGSLVAVVGHVGSGKSSLLSAMLGETEKRSGQVSVKGSVAYVPQQAWIQNATLKDNIMFGQERKESWYHRVVEACALLPDLEILPAGDGTEIGEKGLNLSGGQKQRVSLARAVYRKADVYLLDDPLSAVDTHVGQHIFERVVGPRGLLKDKTRVLVTHGLSYLPQADLILVMVEGEITEMGSYLELMGRKGAFAEFIRVFAGNEHKERSQMGTRRSVSRLSMTDFSIDLSQEQLISGDMMSSASVQTMEASDTEDMEPAEDVGRLTEADKANTGRVKLQMYVEYFRTIGTALIIPIILLYAFQQAASLAYNYWLSLWADDPIINGTQIDTDLKLGVFGALGFAQGVAIFGTTVAISLGGIIASRHLHQDLLSNVLRSPMAFFEVTPSGNLLNRFSKEVDAIDCMIPDGLKMMLGYLFKLLEVCIIVLVAMPFAGVVLLPLTLLYAFIQSFYVATSCQLRRLEAVSRSPIYTHFNETIQGASVIRAFSEQERFIQQANTRIDHNQTSYFPRFVATRWLAVNLEFLGNLLVLSAATLAVMGRNTLSPGIVGLAVSHSLQVTGILSWIVRSWTDVENNIVSVERVKEYADTPKEPGSMDHRRQHTPPGLAHPRHHGAGGVWIAVPQRTGLGPQGRLPQHPGEREGWNSGPDWSREILPGIGNIPDT; this comes from the exons GACTGGAACGTGACATGGTACACACCTCACCCAGACCTGACCCAGTGTTTCCAGCACACGGTTCTAGTGTGGTTCCCCTGTATCTTCCTGTGGTTCTGCAGCCCGCTATATCTGCTGCACCTCTGGTTCACCGACCGCGGACGCATTCCACTCACCACCCTCTGCTGTGCCAAGACT GTATTGGGTTTGTGTCTGGCCTCCTTCGGCTTTCTGGAGGTGTTCTACCTGCTGGTGAGAAGGAGTGCGGAGATCCAGCAACACCTGGTCTTCCTGTTAAGCCCTGTCATACGAAGCCTCACCATG CTCCTAGCAGTGTGTATGATGCAGTGGGAGAGGATGAAGGGATGTCGTTCCTCCGtccttctgtttctcttctgGACGCTGGCAGTGATCTGCTCCCTCGTTCCACTCAGAGGCAACATACAGCAGATCGTTGacaag TCAGCAGTTGgcacaagacagagagaggaggggtcaGAAGTGCAACAGCAGGAT GGGTTCTCTACAGATGCAATGCCTTTTGTAGCATTCTTCATCTACTTCTCCCTTCAACTAACTCAGCTCATCCTCAGCTGCTTCTCTGACCAGAGGcccaacacagacaaacacacctaCAGAAAG AGCCCCTGTCCAGAAGAGGATGCCTCTTTCCTCTCCAAGATGCTCTTCTGGTGGTTTGGAGG GCTCGTTGTCCAGGGCTATCGTTCTCCTCTGCAAGCGGACGACCTCTGGTCTCTGAGAGACGAAGACTCTTCGGACCGGATCATAGCCGACCTGGAGGGAGACTGGGCCAGGGAGTGTGCCAAACTACAGCA AATGGAGCGTAGTCTGTCAGGCTCCTGTCCAGCAGGTCCAAAGCTAACTGAGCAGACCCAGCTGCTGAAAAAGCTTAAACAGGAGCAGAGTTCGGGGTTCTGCCTGTTCAGGGTTCTGGCTCGGAGCTTCGGACCCTTCTTCCTTAGGGGGACCTTCTGCATCATAATCCACGATGCCTTCATGTTCTCCGTACCACAGGTGCTCAG CCTGTTGCTGGGGTTCATGCATGACGAAGACTCCCCTCTGTGGAAGGGCTACATGTTTGCCTTCCTGATGTTCCTGCTGTCCAGCCTCCAGTCCCTATTCAACCACCAGTACATGTACTCCTGTTTCACCGTAGGAATGAGGGTCAAGACCGCCGTCATGGGCCTCGTTTACAGGAAG TCTCTGTTGATCAGCGGCGCAGCGCGGCGGTCCTGTACGGTAGGTGAGATCGTTAACCTGGTGTCAACCGACACTCAGAAACTAATGGACATGGTTGTGTACTTCAACGCCGTGTGGGTGGCGCCCATCGAgatcactctctgtctcttcttcctGTGGCAG CGTCTGGGTCCGTCAGCCTTAGCAGGCATAGCCACAGTGATCCTGATCTTTCCTCTCAATGGCTTTATCGCCAAGATGAGGAGCAAGCTGCAG GAGGTCCAGATGCGCTACACAGACAGCCGGATCAAACTGATGAATGAGATCCTGAGCGGTATTAAGATTCTGAAGTTCTATGCCTGGGAGCGCGCCTTCCTGGAGTGGGTTTTAGGGTACAGGGAGAAGGAACTCAATGCCCTGAAGAGATCCCAGGTCCTTTACTCCATCTCCATCGCCTCCTTCAATTCCTCTTCCTTCCTG ATAGCGTTTGCCATGTTCGGTGTCTACGTTCTTATCGATGACAAGAACGTCCTCGATGCCCAGAAGGTGTTTGTTTCCATGGCGCTGATCAACATTCTGAAGACGCCCCTCAGCCAGCTGCCCTTTGCCATGAGCACAACCATGCAG gccaTCGTGTCTCTAAAGCGTCTAGGAAAGTTCCTGTGCCAGGATGAGCTAAAGCCTGACAGTGTCAACAGAGAATTATACAGCCCTG AGGGAGGTGACGGGGTGGTGATCGAGAGTGGCACGTTTGGCTGGTCCAAGGAGGGACCTCCCTGCCTGAGGCGGATCGACGTGCGGGTGAAGAAGGGTTCTCTAGTGGCCGTGGTGGGGCACGTGGGGAGTGGCAAGTCCTCCCTGCTGTCCGCCATGCTGGGGGAGACGGAGAAGAGGAGCGGCCAGGTCTCAGTCAAG gGCTCGGTGGCCTACGTACCTCAGCAGGCTTGGATCCAGAATGCCACCCTGAAAGACAACATCATGTTTGgtcaggagaggaaggagagctggTACCACAGAGTGGTGGAGGCCTGCGCCCTGCTGCCAGACCTGGAGATCCTGCCTGCTGGAGACGGCACCGAGATCGGGGAGAAG GGTTTAAATTTGTCAGGAGGCCAGAAGCAGAGGGTCAGTCTGGCCAGGGCGGTCTACAGGAAGGCTGATGTCTATCTCCTAGACGACCCGCTGTCTGCTGTTGACACCCATGTGGGTCAACACATCTTCGAAAGGGTGGTTGGACCCAGAGGGCTCCTCAAAGACAAG ACTCGTGTCCTGGTGACCCACGGTCTGAGCTACCTGCCCCAGGCTGACCTGATCCTGGTgatggtggagggagagatCACGGAGATGGGCTCCTATCTGGAGCTGATGGGGCGCAAGGGAGCCTTTGCTGAATTCATACGTGTCTTTGCTGGGAACGAGCACAAGGAGCGCTCACAAATGG GTACCAGAAGGTCTGTGTCTCGCCTGAGTATGACAGACTTCTCCATAGACCTCTCTCAGGAACAACTCATCAG TGGTGACATGATGAGCAGCGCCAGTGTTCAGACCATGGAGGCCTCAGACACGGAGGATATGGAGCCAGCAGAAGACGTGGGCAGACTGACGGAGGCAGACAAGGCCAACACTGGGAGG gtgAAACTCCAGATGTATGTGGAGTACTTCCGGACCATCGGGACTGCCCTCATTATCCCCATCATCTTGCTCTATGCCTTCCAGCAGGCCGCCTCCCTCGCCTACAACTATTGGCTGAGCCTCTGGGCCGACGACCCAATCATCAATGGCACCCAGATCGACACAGATCTCAAATTGGGCGTGTTCGGAGCACTGGGGTTTGCTCAGG GCGTGGCTATCTTCGGCACTACCGTGGCCATATCGCTGGGTGGGATCATTGCCTCCCGCCACCTCCACCAGGACCTCCTCAGCAACGTCCTGCGCTCCCCCATGGCCTTCTTCGAAGTCACGCCCTCAGGAAACCTCCTCAACCGCTTCTCCAAGGAG GTGGACGCCATCGACTGCATGATCCCTGACGGTCTGAAGATGATGTTGGGGTACCTGTTCAAACTGCTGGAGGTCTGCATCATCGTTCTGGTGGCCATGCCCTTCGCTGGGGTGGTGCTGCTGCCACTGACGCTGCTGTACGCATTCATACAG AGTTTCTACGTGGCCACATCCTGTCAGCTTCGTCGGCTAGAAGCAGTCAGCCGTTCTCCCATCTACACCCACTTCAACGAGACGATCCAGGGAGCCAGCGTGATCCGAGCCTTCTCAGAGCAGGAGCGCTTCATACAGCAGGCCAACACACGCatcgaccacaaccagacatcATACTTCCCACGCTTTGTAGCCACCAG atggTTGGCAGTGAACCTGGAGTTCCTGGGGAATCTGTTGGTGCTGTCGGCGGCCACCTTGGCTGTAATGGGCAGGAACACACTGAGCCCAGGCATAGTGGGACTGGCTGTGTCACACTCcctacag GTGACCGGTATCCTGAGCTGGATTGTGAGATCCTGGACTGATGTGGAGAACAACATAGTGTCTGTGGAGAGAGTCAAAGAATATGCAGACACACCTAAGGAG CCAGGCTCCATGGACCATCGAAGGCAGCACACTCCCCCTGGCCTGGCCCATCCACGGCACCATGGAGCTGGAGGAGTATGGATTGCAGTACCGCAAAGGACTGGACTGGGCCCTCAGGGGCGTCTCCCTCAGCatccaggagagagagaag gtTGGAATAGTGGGCCGGACTGGAGCAGGGAAATCCTCCCTGGCATTGGGAATATTCCGGATACTTGA